One genomic window of Haemophilus haemolyticus includes the following:
- the trxB gene encoding thioredoxin-disulfide reductase: MSDIKHAKLLILGSGPAGYTAAIYAARANLKPILVTGLQQGGQLTTTDEIENWPGDFEMTTGSGLMQRMLQHAEKFETEIVFDHINRVDLSSRPFKLFGDVQNFTCDALIIATGASARYIGLPSEENYKGRGVSACATCDGFFYRNKPVGVIGGGNTAVEEALYLANIASTVHLIHRRDSFRAEKILIERLYKKVEEGKIVLHTDRTLDEVLGDNMGVTGLRLANTKTGEKEELKLDGLFVAIGHSPNTEIFQGQLELNNGYIVVKSGLEGNATATSVEGVFAAGDVMDHNYRQAITSAGTGCMAALDAERYLDAQEA; the protein is encoded by the coding sequence ATGTCAGATATCAAACACGCAAAACTTTTAATTTTAGGCTCTGGCCCTGCTGGTTATACAGCAGCCATTTATGCGGCACGTGCAAACTTAAAACCTATATTAGTGACTGGTTTGCAACAAGGCGGCCAGCTTACCACCACAGATGAAATCGAAAACTGGCCAGGTGATTTTGAGATGACTACTGGTTCAGGTTTAATGCAACGTATGTTGCAACATGCAGAAAAATTTGAGACAGAAATCGTCTTCGATCATATCAATCGCGTAGATTTATCTTCTCGTCCATTCAAACTTTTTGGCGATGTACAAAATTTCACTTGTGATGCGTTAATTATCGCAACAGGTGCCTCTGCACGCTATATTGGCTTACCTTCAGAAGAAAACTACAAAGGTCGTGGGGTTTCTGCTTGTGCAACCTGTGATGGTTTCTTTTATCGTAATAAGCCGGTTGGTGTCATTGGTGGTGGAAATACTGCGGTAGAAGAAGCGCTTTACTTAGCCAATATTGCAAGTACAGTGCATTTAATCCACCGTCGCGATAGCTTCCGTGCGGAAAAAATTCTTATCGAGCGTTTATACAAAAAAGTAGAAGAAGGAAAAATAGTTCTGCATACTGACCGCACTTTAGATGAAGTGTTGGGTGACAACATGGGCGTAACCGGATTACGTTTAGCCAACACAAAAACTGGGGAGAAAGAAGAACTCAAATTAGATGGCTTATTCGTAGCAATTGGTCACTCGCCAAATACGGAAATTTTCCAAGGGCAACTAGAATTAAATAATGGCTATATCGTTGTAAAATCTGGTCTTGAAGGAAATGCAACAGCCACTTCTGTGGAAGGCGTGTTCGCAGCAGGCGATGTAATGGATCATAATTATCGCCAAGCCATTACCTCTGCGGGAACTGGTTGTATGGCAGCATTGGATGCAGAACGCTATTTAGACGCTCAAGAAGCATAA
- a CDS encoding co-chaperone YbbN — protein sequence MADFPFIVDINEQNLTEILQQSLEKPLVINFYAPTHKESADFLAQLEQVAEQYQGQFVLGKVNCEKEQMIAAQFRIQALPTTYLFKEAQALDAFPGALDKASLIQRLSIILPKEEDLKFQQALDFLQVENYEAALPLLKDAWELSDKKNSDVALLYAETYIAMKKTEPAQEILKQIPLQDRDSRWHGLQAQIKLQIQAADTPEIQQLQANYAKNPTAEIAIKLAVQLHQAGRNEEALTLLFGILKTDLGAQNGEVKQQFLSILSAMGNADPLTNKFRRLLYSLLY from the coding sequence ATGGCTGATTTTCCTTTTATCGTTGACATCAACGAACAAAATCTTACTGAAATACTGCAACAATCCTTAGAAAAACCACTTGTCATCAATTTTTACGCGCCAACACATAAAGAATCCGCGGATTTTTTGGCACAACTTGAGCAAGTTGCAGAACAATATCAAGGACAATTTGTTCTTGGAAAAGTAAATTGTGAAAAAGAGCAAATGATTGCCGCACAATTCCGCATCCAAGCATTGCCAACCACCTATTTGTTTAAAGAAGCACAGGCATTAGATGCATTTCCAGGCGCGCTTGATAAAGCATCATTAATCCAACGATTAAGCATTATTTTACCAAAAGAAGAAGATTTAAAATTCCAACAAGCATTAGATTTCTTGCAAGTAGAAAACTATGAGGCAGCATTGCCATTATTGAAAGATGCATGGGAGCTTTCTGATAAGAAAAATAGTGATGTCGCCCTGCTCTACGCTGAAACCTATATTGCAATGAAGAAAACGGAGCCGGCACAAGAAATTCTAAAACAAATTCCATTGCAAGATCGTGATAGTCGTTGGCACGGATTACAAGCACAAATTAAGCTACAAATTCAAGCAGCAGATACACCTGAAATCCAACAATTACAGGCTAATTATGCTAAAAACCCAACAGCTGAAATTGCAATAAAACTTGCTGTACAACTTCATCAAGCTGGACGAAATGAAGAAGCACTGACACTACTTTTCGGTATTTTAAAAACCGACTTAGGCGCGCAGAATGGTGAAGTTAAACAACAATTTTTATCCATTTTAAGTGCAATGGGCAATGCTGATCCGTTAACAAATAAGTTTCGCCGATTGCTTTATTCACTGCTCTATTAA